The window tccaggactttcaaatgcttcttacggagccactcctttgttgcctgggcggtgtgtttgggatcattgtcgtgttggaagacccagccacgtttcatcttcaaagctctctctgatggaaggaggttttggctcagaatctcacgatacatggccccattcattctggccttaacacggatcagtcgtcctgtccccttagcagaaaaacagccccaaagtgttcccacccccatgcttcacagtaggtatggtgttcttgggatgcaactcagtattcttcttcctccaaacacgacgagttgagtttataccaaaaagttctactttggtttcatctgaccacatgacattctctcaatcctctgctgtatcatccatgtgctctctggcaaacttcagacgggcctggacatgcactggcttcagcagcggaacacgtctggcactgcaggatttgattccctgtcgttgtagtgtgttactgatggtgacctttgttactgtggtcccagctctctgcaggtcattcaccaggtccccccgtgtggttctgggattcttgctcaccgttctcatgatcattttgaccccacgggatgagatcttgcgtggagccccagatcgagggagattatcagtggtcttgtatgtcttccattttctgataattgctcccacagttgatttttttcacaccaagctgcttgcctattgtagattcactcttcccagtctggtgcaggtctacaattcttttcctggtgtccttcgaaagctctttggtcttggccatagtggagtttggagtctgactgtttgaggctgtggacaggtgtcttttatacagataatgagttcaaacaggtgccattaatacaggtaacgagtggaggacagaaaagcttcttaaagaagacgttacaggtctgtgagagccagagattttccttgtttgaagtgaccaaatacttattttccaccctgatttacaaataaattctttaaaaatcctgccatgtgaattcatggatttttttttcacattctgtctctcacagttgaagtgtacctatgatgtaaataactgacctctgtcatcattttaagtgggagaacttgcacaatcggtggctgactaaatacttttttgccccactgtataataCCAATATGTGTAAAGAAGATGAGTTATTCATCTTAACCTTCTATTTACCCATAGTATGCAACAAAAGTAATTACTTTTACTCCTAGCTGTATCTCTAAATGACTCATTTTGCCTTCAGAATATGGCAGGAAAACGTTTCCTTGAAGGATCTTCAAAACAAAGGCGTTTGCCTTCTGAAGCTGCAGGTTGGCAGTCAGTCCACAGGCCTGTACGGTCGCACGGTCGTTGTTTTAGAGCCAAGAAAGCATCTAGGTTTCTCGTCTCTTCCGAGCAACAGTTTTGGGCCAGGTGAGATGGAGGAGTTAACATCAACGTTAGCGGGGCTTCAGTTCCATGTCTCACTGACTTTAATGTGTGCTTGTTTTGTTCCAGGTGATATAGTGGGCTTGTATGACACCTCGGGATGTTCAACAGCCTCACAGATAGCCACAGGCATTGTAACGAAGGTCGGACAAGCATCTGTAAGTGTGGCCTTTGATGATCTGAAGGATGGTGTCAGTTTTGACAGAGATGCTCTGTACAACCTCTTGAGGTTAGTCAATGATGTCACCTACAAGCGAATGAAGCGGTAAGTACCATCTGTAAAGTAAAAGATCATAGATGAGTGTGTGATTGAACACTGAACCATGTTTTGACACTTTGTTTTGTACTTTTAGAGCCTTAAATGCACTAAATGGATACAACAACGGACCAGCTGCCAGTTTGATAAGCGTTCTGTTTGGGGACACAAAGCCGTCCTCTAATTCACAGCTGCGTGAGTAAAGCCTCATGAACTGCACCGTGTGATATTTTATTTCACCGCTTCTAAAAAGTTCTTTAGTGTTTTTCTGGTTTACTTTCGTTTTTCATCAGATGAGGTTGAGTTTTTTAACTCAAACTTAGACGATTCCCAGAGAGAAGCTGTATCCTTTGCCCTCTCACAGAGAGAACTGGCTGTGATTCATGGACCTCCAGGCACAGGCAAAACCACCACGGTGGTGGAGATCATCCTGCAAGCAGTTAAACGAGGCCAAAAGGTACAAagcgttttatttattttaacaaacaagaagtgtgtgtgtgtgtgcagatgtcTGCAGCAAATGATTCTAAACAAAATCCGTTTGATTTCTGATATTTTGTGATGGGACAGGTTCTCTGCTGTGCCCCTTCAAATGTTGCAGTGGATAATTTAGTGGAAAGGTTAGCCCGCTGCAAGACTAAAGTCTTGAGACTCGGTCACCCTGCTCGGCTGCTGGAATCTATCCAGAAACACTCGCTGGATGCCGTCCTCGCTCAGGGCGACAACGCAAACATCATCACTGACATCCGTAAAGATATTGACAAAGCATTTGTGAGGATCCTGATTTTTAGTCCTAAGATCTTACTCGTGAGTTATTTCAAGTAGTTTGTGACATTTTATTGTTTCCCTCTGCAAGATGGGTATGAAGAAGCCTGACAAAGGAGAGCGGGTCAACTTTAAACGTGAGATAGGAGAGCTGAGAAAAGAGCTGAAAACCAGAGAGGCAACAGCAATCACCCAAATCCTGAAGGGCGCCGACATCGTGCTGTCAACCAACACTGGTCAGTCCAGAAGATCTGGATCTGGTCCAGTTGTAGCAGCGAAGAGGGCGGCGACTAGCGagcttttgtttgtgtgtgtgcaggagCCTGTGATGACGGTCCTCTGAAGTTCCTGCCGGCTGAGCATTTTGATTGGGTGGTGATTGACGAGTGTGCTCAGgctctggagagcagctgctggatCGCTCTGCTCAGAGCACCCAAGTGCATCCTGGCTGGAGACTACAAGCAGCTACCGCCAACCATCAAGTCTCAAACGTAACCGCAAACTCATCTTATATCTGGTTTCTTTTTAAATCCCCTTTTTAAACTAAATACTTTATTCAAagcttatttgtttacattttttgccAACAGAGCTGCATCTAAAGGCTTGTCTTTGAGTCTCATGGAGAGACTCATCCAGATGTACGGAGACTCAGTAGTCCGAATGCTGACTGTTCAGTACCGCATGAACAGCGCCATCATGGAGTGGGCCTCCAGAGAGATGTACAGTGGAAGACTAACCGCTCACAGCTCAGTGGAGAAGCATTTATTAAAGTGAGCATCCACAAAGTCGTAGAAAACGCCTAATACTGGCATTCCTGCTTAAGCTCACTAATGTTCTAAATGTCCCTGCTCCACCAGAGATCTGCCAGGCGTCGCTTGTGTGGACGAAACCTGCACTCCGCTGCTTCTGATTGACACCGCAGGGTGTGGTCTGGCTGAAATGGAGGTTGCAGATGAGCAGTCTAAAGGCAACCAAGGTTAAAACGtctttatttacatttaacataaaataaaataaaatatgcttTTCTTGAGCTTGAGTGAGATTTATCAGTGTGATAACTGCTTCCTCAGGTGAGGTCGACATCGTTGAACTGCACATTAAAGCCTTGACGGAAGCTGGAGTTAAAGCTAAGGATATTGCTGTCATCGCTCCGTACAATCTACAGGTAAGCAAagacaaatgaatgattattgacTTTATaaatttgttgttttgtttttctttaaatgCTTGTTGTCAGGATTATTTCTGGTTATTATTAAACTAAAGATCTGAAAATGCAATTCAGACACAAAACTTCAGCATAAACAAAGAAAAAAGGAgttaatttattaatttattattcTTTATAAAGGTAGACCTTCTGCGTCAGAAACTTTCAGCACGACACCCAGAGCTGGAGATAAAGTCTGTGGATGGATTTCAAGGCAGAGAAAAAGAAGCTGTGGTGCTGTCGTTGGTTCGGTCCAACAGAAAAGGTCGAACCTATTGACTGGCCCACGTCTCTAAGCTGctgattgttttatttttcttctctaaATGCTTTTTCTTGAATTTTAGGTGAGGTTGGATTTTTAGCGGAGAACAGACGGATTAATGTTGCTGTTACTCGAGCACGGCGCCACATCGCCGTTGTGTGCGACACACAAACTGTTCAGAATCACGCTTTCCTGAAGTCCCTCATAAGTCACATGACTGAATTTGGCGAAACGAGGACCGCGTTCGAATACCTTCGAGATATCGTGCCACAGAATTACACTCGTGAGCAAAAAGACACGAAGAACTGTTCTGCTGCTTCGTCCTCCACATCTGCCAGACGAAAGGTCAGAGAGGAGAAGTCTTCAAACAAAGTGAAGGAGAGTCAGAAAAAAGGCACAGATGGCAGCTCTAAGGGCAATACTGCTGGTTCACAAAACCACACAAAGACCCACTCTTCAACAGAACTGAGAGAGCAACAGAACAACAAAAGATCTGCTGAAATCAGGCAACAAGTGGAGAACTTTATGAAGGACCTCAGTCTAAGTAATTTACAGTTCCCCTCATCGTTCAACTCCCATGACCGGCTGCTGGTCCACCAGATCGCAGAGGAGCTGGCTCTAGTTCATGAGAGCAAAGGAGAGGGCAACGACAGGTGTATCACCGTCTCCAGGCCAGCGAAGGTTCAACAAGCTCAAGAAGAAACCCAGGAGGAAGAAACGGTTCTTAGTCTGGAACATGAGTCATCCAGTCCACCTTCATTAGACCTGAAAGGTTTACACCTGGAGAGAATGAAGAGAGAGCATCAGAGAAGGGAAGAGAAGGCTCAGCAGAAACATGTTCCTCCAGCCGGTCAAGGACGACCCATAAAAAAGACCAAAGGTGAGCATTAAACAAATCTTATAAGTGCTTTATTTTCAGCAGGTTAACAGAATGAGCATGTTCCTTGCAGGAAAGAACAAAACTAAAGCTGGAGCTTGTGAcatcgctgctgctgctgctccagacGATGACTTTGACTCTCTGATCAGCACAGTGGTGAAGGCGGACAGTGTTTGTAGTTTTGTGAAGTGTAAAGCCTCCGTGTTAACGCTTGGACAGCATTGCATCTTCTGCAACAGGCAGTATTGTCTCAGTCATCACATACCAGAGGTAAGAGACCCACCAAACCATCTTTTACTACAACTTATTCCTCTTTCTGTTTGGGGTCAACAAGAAAATATTACAGCACTTGAATGGAGATGTGTAGAATTCCATCTGTTCACAAAAACGATTCGTTTATTAACCTCTTTTTAGGTTCATGGCTGTGGAGAGAAGGCCAAGTCTCACGCCCGGATGAGAATAAGTAAAGAAGGCGTTCTCTATGCTGGCAGTGGAAAGAAAGACAACTCCTTGGACCCCAACAAGAAGGCCTACCTGCAAAGAAAACTGGACTCTAAACTAAAAGACATGGCAACACAAAGGAAGCCAAAGAACAAGGAGAGTTAATGCAACTAAATTAACTGTAATTTCACTAAATGTGATAATAAAACAACTTGAATGTTTGTGCAGAAATACTCCTCTGTATTCAAAGTGCTGCTTTGTTTTATGTGTGATGCTTCAGCAGCGTGTGAGAGCTGTGTGTTTATTCTATTTCCACCCTTAGAAACTTTGGGCAGATTGTTAGCGGGCTTGCGTTTTGCCTGTCCTCCAACCCCAAAGCAAAGAAGGGGAAAATCCTCTCTGAGAATTTCTCTTTGAACGTGTAGATCATTGAGGAATCTTCACTATTGATGAAGACGACCTTTCCTTTTATGAAATCCAGCTCTATGGTGATCTTCTCAGGCTTCTGCTTCACATGGATCCTGGTCCGAGGCGAGGTCTGTGCCCAGAGCGAGTCAATGCTGCACTGGCCAATCACCCAGAAGCCCTCAGTGGGACTGAGGAAGACCGCGCTCTTTCGTTTGATGGACTCTCTGGCCACTCCAATGTACCAGTCTTTGCCCTGGCCTACGTCTACTGTCCAGCTGTGCTTCCCAGATATGAAACCGTTGGCGCCCAACACCCACATTCGACTGGTGCAGCGTTCGGGGTTATCAGGTAGAGGCTTCTTGCTGCTGTACTGCACACTGGTCAAACCTTGGGACAGCTTCAGGTTAGAGTGGGCCGTGTTTGGATCCAGGATGACAGACGCTGTAAAACATGAAGTTTAGTAAACGGATGATCTAAACCTCACAGGAAGCCTGTAATCGTTCATCTGATCACCCACTGTAATTGATCGTGTTTAACATCTTCTTCCAAACTTCGTAAGGAAGTAATCCCAGATGCTTAGCAGAATTGATCAAAATGTCTCTGATGGTCTCTGGCTCTGGAATGTTGCATTTGACCCTGTAACACATTTTAAAAAAGTCACAACATTGCTTTGGGATAATGAATGGTGCTGGTGTTTGCAGGGTCCGGTTTGGTGCTTACCTGCTCTTGATTTGCTTgcatttctgtgtttaaaaagaaacaGTTTTTCAGTTATGCAGGAAAACACATTAAGGCAGAGTTATTGGAAATGGAGGATAAAACTGGTTTATTGTGCTTAAATATTAgtgaaaggtaaaaaaaataaatggatTAAAGACTATTTAAAAAGACAAATCCTTTATCATTTTCCCCTAAAACTTACTTTAGCACCACCATGAGGTTGATGTTTGACCACTACTGGTTAGGATTAAGTCCCTTGAAGGTTACTGTAGGAGCCATTATTGTGTGAATTGCGCCAATTATGCTCTGAGGCAAACTGCTACGGACAGCATTGAATGTTATCATAAAGAAGTGACTGACACTGTCTATAATGACTTTTATGTGGATGATTGTCTAAAATCTGTTGCCATGGAAGAAACTGCAGTAATGCTGGCAGAAGATCTTACTGAATTGTGTTCTAAAGGAGGATTTGAGCTTTCAAAGTGGACAAGCACAAGTCGTGCTGTGCTATCGTCCATTCCTGAACAGACACGTTCCAGTTCAACAAGACAACTACATCTGGAACGGGATAGTCTGCCTGTAGAAAAGGCTCTTGGCCTAAGCTGGTGTGCAGAGAGTGACACTTTTATCTTTCAACTAGTGATGGAAGAAAGACCTCACACCAGACGTGGCATTCTCTCAATGGTCAGTTCCATTTATGATCCACTGGGTTTCCTGGCACCATTCACTTTGTTACCAAAGTTATTGCTGCAGGAAATGTGCAGGAGAAAAATGTCTTGGGATGAGCCTGTCTCCCAGACAATGTCACAGCAATGGACTTCATGGCTTCAAGAAATGCCCACAAAAAAAAACTTGGAAGAATAATCAACACTTATCCTGACAAAAATGGACTTGTTAGAGCAGTTCAGCTGAAAACGAAGACCGGACAGCTGGAGAGGCCCATCTCGAAGATCTGCCTTCTTCAAGCAGCTGTATAACATGGAGAGAAGATCCTGCATGGGACTACTTGGGACATTTTTTGGCtccttattttgttatttaattgTGCTGTCTACACAATTGGGGCCGGTGTGTAGGAGCCattattgttttggtttagattatattatggtctacgtttattttgataatgttttatgtacatttcagtttattgcactatggtttgtatttcctttgaccactggtggcactgcggaGCCTATAAAGGTGTTGAGGTGGCAGTGCATTGGCGTTTTCtgggtgacgggaggtcacacggtttttaccgcttcgtttggtttcatatgccacatctaatttgccgttataattttcatcatttacataaacctggacaagaaatagccattGTGGACCCAGCTTGTGGTTGTCAACATATTCAATAAATAggacaataaacccaaacccgctttctgcctggacaatattgttgaagcgagtcattgcctccacccgcacccgagggtgactaaaagtgggacttgatagtcactacaGTTACGGTCTCACTTAAACTATCATCATATACATCTGCAAAAGTAATACTTCCTGTTACTGTGACTTGAAATCAAATCAACCATTCAGTATTTTTAAATTGGTTTCATAGTTCTGAACAATTCATATAGTATCTTGCCTGGAAAAACCTGAGCTTAGCAGTAGTTTGCTGCTTTTGCTCTTTTTGTCTGAAACTATATTTCTACCAGAATATCTATGAGATATGAAATTTATAACAATGTAATGATCAGAAAAGACCATTTGCATAAACATGACAGTTTTATAATTGGAATTGTTTTAATACACTTTCTAATTGGCTCAGTTGTGACTGAATGCTAACTTGTCTTTTTATCAGAACTGATCTCTATTTCTCTAAACTGAACTCAATCAATGAGACCTTTTACAGAAACCTGCTTCAAAAGATCTAAACTATACCTTCACGTGAAcaatttttgcatttttcaatCATTTTTTTAAGAACATAAATGTAAATttgtatttaaagttactttgcaAAAACTAGCTGACATGTGAAAGTCACACATGAAGCAGGCTAGTTAGGTTGGATTTGGACTCTTTAAGGTGTGGCCACAGAGCAATTGATTGTTCTTCTCCAGATTAGTGATTCATAGTAAAGAGCAAACACCAGAAAAGACTCAACTTATTTGCTGTTACACTTTTACTcaatcagaatcagctttattgtcaTTGAACCAGCATCCTGGTACAACGCAATTTGACTTAACAGCACAACCCGACCAAgagcacacacatgaacacatagACGAAACAGGTTCAGGCAGGCTATGAGAGCAGCCACTTCACTGCACTCATGCAGGTGGGAAAGAATAAAGAGAAAGGTGAGATAGGGGGAGGGAAGGGTCCCCCAACCCTGTTCCCGACAGAGCCAGAGCTGGGGTTCAggaaaaacataaacataaaagcacATATTCAGACAATCACAACATAAATCCACAAGTCGTGGGTGTGGTGGCTGGGATTCTTTTTGCAACCGAGAGGGTTCGCAGCTATCCAACCTCCGCTGCTGAGGGGTGTGAGTGAGAAACGAGGCATGAGGAGAGCGTTGAGTTTGTAGTGGGTCAGTGACCTTTCAGCCAGATCACTCAGGCTGATCTCAGGATTTCACAGTCCCATGTCAGTGTAACCGGGTCACTTAAGTTCCTGGAAGTAATTCTGGTAAGACGTGCAGTGCCGCCGAGCCAGGTGTTTCATTACGAGGCCGCTATAATTGGGGCGGTTGGGCTCCAGCTGCAGAAAGCCGAATGCCTCTCCTTGTGTGCAGACGTGGGTGCAGCTAAGACTGTGCGTGAGCAGGACTGAAGGTTGAACAAACAAGGAATGTACTTTGGCGAGCTGAATGCCGATGAGATCTTAGCTTGCTACTGTTTTCCAGTTCCTTTATTACTATTTATTCTTTCGTTTCTATCTTACTAGTAGTCTTCTTCAGGGGAAGGGGGAAGGAAAACTATCCCATGAAGCTAGTAGTTAGCTTGATGACATTGCTGTCTCTGGGAGGGTAGTTAACTTCATTTAGAGTATCCGATGTAGGGGTTTGTCGAGGGTTTTACTCACTTCTGGGGGCGTGTTTATGAGctttagttaaagagcaagtcaccccctatcagattcttactctactcccacttcctgtttgaaaaatgcaacaaatgctgttgcctagcagaccgagagggcggagccgctaacaaacacacacataggctcacaatgacattgtgacatcatatggtaccagctaacattcttagccaatagcgatggcagatttaaattcaaatatagtgcagagtttttacctgacaacggcacaacactgacagctttaggcagaaaataaaattttaactaaaatgcacttaagtgcTAAACtagtgactacacgtgtctgcagcacgattagacacacatttatatagtttatcaggaaaaaaagttgatttgggggtgacttgctcattAAAGGGCGCACCGGGTGTTTTCCTTTATATTGTCTTTTGTGTTGGTTCCCTACAGTGGGTTGTACTTTTAAATAATAGTTGGCTGgcgttgtgtgtgtttgtgtatttccaGGGCCAGCACTGTCGTAGCtcctccctcctctctctctttaGAGCGCATGTGTCGGACACAAGGCCCACGGGCCAgatggcccgcggagcatttttatttggcccgcgagataaatatcaaaaatatattaaaactaacctgctggccgattttaccgcaaagactacaactcctatgatgctttgcggcattagcgccctcctttgtgttttttccagagtctgctgccggtgtctgcagctccgctgtctcggacaaactaaacactcctctcactcagcgctgagtttactcagctatttgccaacGTTGAAacccagaaatggagattttgaccgctcagtaatgtgttcacgactgaaagagaaagttttccaactaacttccagacagagctgatataactccagcgagcagcgacacgctcaagccagcatgactctgtggctgctgtagtttttatttttcctccccgacacacaacaacgtgatcaagctgctcagacatgttcagcagcacaaacctatgtgagcacctgttgtcatctaatgttgacattattatgatgaagatgaacaaaacaacaggagtctcctcctcagctcagagctcaaccc is drawn from Nothobranchius furzeri strain GRZ-AD chromosome 4, NfurGRZ-RIMD1, whole genome shotgun sequence and contains these coding sequences:
- the ighmbp2 gene encoding DNA-binding protein SMUBP-2 is translated as MALEKFVSQTLELLQEEREAEIDETRIWQENVSLKDLQNKGVCLLKLQVGSQSTGLYGRTVVVLEPRKHLGFSSLPSNSFGPGDIVGLYDTSGCSTASQIATGIVTKVGQASVSVAFDDLKDGVSFDRDALYNLLRLVNDVTYKRMKRALNALNGYNNGPAASLISVLFGDTKPSSNSQLHEVEFFNSNLDDSQREAVSFALSQRELAVIHGPPGTGKTTTVVEIILQAVKRGQKVLCCAPSNVAVDNLVERLARCKTKVLRLGHPARLLESIQKHSLDAVLAQGDNANIITDIRKDIDKAFMGMKKPDKGERVNFKREIGELRKELKTREATAITQILKGADIVLSTNTGACDDGPLKFLPAEHFDWVVIDECAQALESSCWIALLRAPKCILAGDYKQLPPTIKSQTAASKGLSLSLMERLIQMYGDSVVRMLTVQYRMNSAIMEWASREMYSGRLTAHSSVEKHLLKDLPGVACVDETCTPLLLIDTAGCGLAEMEVADEQSKGNQGEVDIVELHIKALTEAGVKAKDIAVIAPYNLQVDLLRQKLSARHPELEIKSVDGFQGREKEAVVLSLVRSNRKGEVGFLAENRRINVAVTRARRHIAVVCDTQTVQNHAFLKSLISHMTEFGETRTAFEYLRDIVPQNYTREQKDTKNCSAASSSTSARRKVREEKSSNKVKESQKKGTDGSSKGNTAGSQNHTKTHSSTELREQQNNKRSAEIRQQVENFMKDLSLSNLQFPSSFNSHDRLLVHQIAEELALVHESKGEGNDRCITVSRPAKVQQAQEETQEEETVLSLEHESSSPPSLDLKGLHLERMKREHQRREEKAQQKHVPPAGQGRPIKKTKGKNKTKAGACDIAAAAAPDDDFDSLISTVVKADSVCSFVKCKASVLTLGQHCIFCNRQYCLSHHIPEVHGCGEKAKSHARMRISKEGVLYAGSGKKDNSLDPNKKAYLQRKLDSKLKDMATQRKPKNKES